A DNA window from Zingiber officinale cultivar Zhangliang chromosome 3A, Zo_v1.1, whole genome shotgun sequence contains the following coding sequences:
- the LOC122050380 gene encoding uncharacterized protein LOC122050380, translating to MWMIIKTGITLPLDGTGKLVSCENWGTCIIKKVEANAKETCTLKCGLTKEELNRVDPFSSPKELWEKLIKLHEGTSNTKEGESVSQLHARIQDLLNCLHTIG from the exons atgtggatgatcatcaagactggcaTCACACTCCCACTCGACGGCACGGGAAAACTAGTTTCATGCGAGAACTGGGGCACATGCATAATAAAGAAGGTTGAAGCCAACGCTAAAGAAACATGCACTCTTAAATGTGGACTGACAAAGGAAGAGTTAAACCGAGTCGACCCATTCTCAAGTCCGAAAGAGCTGTGGGAAAAACTGATCaagctacacgagggcacttctaATACAAAG gaaggtgagtcgGTGAGCCAACTTCATGCTCGTATACAAGACCTCCTCAATTGCCTCCACACCATCGGATAG